The nucleotide sequence TGAATATTTCACCTGAGGCCCGCAGAAAATGACGAGAAACGAAGGATACAGCTTCACCtctattttcattattgtgaTTAATCAGTTTTCCGCCATGTTGTTTCGAATATTATAGAAaacataataattattattaatattgttattattatagttgATGTTAATTGGCTGAcagaagaaatacaaatattttatcttcaattAAATTCGAAGAGATTATTTTTGAGTGAAATAAACAACCAGCacttttatataataataaacaaacaattatataataacaataataataataataataataataataataataataataatcggagaagaagaagaagaagaagaagaagaagaagaagaaatctgtCATTAATATCAAGATTAAAacgtttatattttttatttttctttgcgTGGAATACATCAAActttaacaaataaaatctcGACAATCTAAGAAACAACAGGCCTTTGTGGTCATATGTATAAAATAAGGAAAGAGCACAAAGAATTAACTAAAATGTAACGccttaatcaaataaaatgtggcATCTtgtctgcagacaaacaaattcttcatgtctgtttttacagACACAGGAGGTGAAATCTAATTTCAGCAACAATTTTGTAGACACAACAAACTTTACACCTCTAAATTCAGCAATTTCACTTTACCAAAATTTAGAGCACATCCAGGACTTAAATTTGACAAACATCCCAAATGTCACATAGAACACCCGAATAAAAACTGCTTCGTTCTGTTTAAATCAAGTTTACATGTGATCAGGCGCAGCATAGAAAAAATAAGACTCTCGTTCTGGTCCCACGTTTATCGCTCATTTGATTTGGCTCGACGTGTAAAATGAAATCCTTCCCACATAAATGGCACTTTTCATAAATCGTGCGAGTCTGCTGCCTGCTTCTTTCCACAAATATTATTTGCACATGAGTGTTCGGTCCAATAAGATGAAAACCCTCTGGAATCATAATGAAAAAAAGTGACTTAATATTCTTTACTAAATTATTTCTTACTGCTATCTGTTATAAACTCAACAATGATCTGCACTGAACAGTACAATACAGCGTGATGTTTCACTATCAGACACAACGTGcgtaaaaacataattttaggCGCAATAATCCAATTACGCATAATGTCGTGTTAGAGCTCATGCGCTCATTTCCTCACATACTCAGCACCGTGACtctgaaactgtaaattaaaccTTCATGTCGCAGATTTATATTAAACATGTTATTTTAGATAAATGATCGTGAACTTGTCGGCCAATCAAAGTGTCTGAGGGTTCTTCAGTTCCCACCTCATGCTTACTTAATTAGGACACATCTGAGCGTTAAGGCTCCATTTGGCACATTTTGatgcatatttatttattttgtttaggTATTAGTTTTGGATTGAATTTTTGATTGTTTCCTGCTTTACGTTTAGACACTAATATTCACAgatgtgttttgtggaggggggggggggggggtgtttgagCATGAGACATTTTCATTAAGCGGGttattcctctctctcatcGTTCGTTTCAGTGCTGGGGAAATTATTCTTTCCTACATTGAGTGTGGACTCTTTGGGCCCCCTCAGGGACCTCCGGGGACCGTGGATCCGCACCGGGAGCCCCTGACTTCACTCGCCCCGCTGTGCCAGAGATTCCTGTGCAGCAGCCTGAGCAGCGGGACTCCTCCCCTTCACTCAGAAACCCGGAGCACGTAGCAACAACCGAGCCAATGTGCTCCAGCGCGATCCGTCCTACCGACCGCGGTGCCTGGCAACAGAAAAAGACGTGATGACGTCCCCTCCAGATTGCGTATTATGGGATGTGCGAAATTAAACAACCCGAGGAGGACACGAGGGAAgcgaaaaaaataataaaagagacagaaataaacGAGGCGCATGGTGAATCATGGAGCTCTCGGCTGTCGGTGAGAGCGTCTTCGCAGCCGAGTCCATCATTAAACGGCGAATCAGACGGGTATTCGCTGCTTTTCTTCCCCTCTCGGGCTGAGCCTCCACACCGATTATGCAACCGTTTGTTTGTGCAGCCCCGACAGGCAACACGCTGATAACCTGACTGTGTTCCGGTTCTGTTTTGCAGGGTCGTTGGGAATATCTCGTGAAATGGAAGGGCTGGTCTCAGAAGTGAGTATAATAGCCGAGGCTGGGAAGGACAGCGCTCCATCCTGGCCGGTCGCACAACTGCACCTCTGACTCTGTCGTTACTCCGcttgtggatgtttttttatccGTTTCATCCGATCTGAGGACCGTAGTCCGGTCTGATCTGGGTACTGTGGCTTGTGTGCACCAGTCAGAGGTTGAAAATGTCCAGGCTTCAGCCCGCTGGGGTTCGTTAAAGTCCACACTAGCTTTAGCAATGGCTGGGTTCACCATGCGTCACTGTCCGCTACGTAGCCTGCAATTGCAGCGTACGCAGCAAAAAACGTTTTGATGAAAGTAATATACAGCGTGTGTGCGCGCAATGACATGTGGTCCGCTCAGTGTCTGGTGCCAAACACTTctcatgtttgctgttgtgaCACAGGCACAGCACATGGGAGCCGGAGGAAAACATTCTGGACGAACGACTCTTCGCTGCCTTCGACGAGAGGTGAGGGTTTGACAGCGCAGCGGTAGGCCTCTCTCCACCGGAACGAAATGGCACCGCGCGCTCTGCGATacgaaacaaacaaaagtctgtTTAAACAAGATCTACTCCGGATTTTAATGTTCAAAACTTTCTTTTCGCAAGAGGAAGCGGTGACGTGTGTTTGTGGAGTGAGATAATTCATGTCGAGCTCGAACAGGTGCCAGATGAGATGCAGTTTTGAAATCACAAGCAGGATATCTgcttcattttgtttctcatttttaatttaaccgAGTTCCAAagcaaatataaatgaaaaagtcCTTACGGTCGATCTCGTCCCAATGACAGAGTTTGGCCTTTATACGCACAAAAGATCATTCGATTTAATTAGAACATCAATAAGAAACAATCAGATAATGTGATTTGACGATGATGATTCGTCAAATGCTTTTCCTCACGTAGAGAGCGCGAACGGGAGCTGTTTGGCCCGAAGAAGCGGGGACCCAAACCAGAGACATTTCTCCTGAAGGTGAGTGaatctttcattctttcatttcattttcacttctctctcaCGCGGGGCATTAACGAAACACATCATGAGTCATTTCCATGACAACTACGGTCTTATTCATTTGGAGAGTATTGGACTGTGGTTCAGAATCACCTGAAACTATAGTGGGATGAGAAGAGTGAGCCAAAACAAAAGCTTTAATTTACCCAGTGTTTTCATAAGATTAAAACATTCGTAAGAAAACTATCAAACGTTCTATAACTTATTGTGGATCTGTACATTGTCATGGCTGTGCGTTTTTTAAACAAGAGATCAACTTTAGGATGAGGCCTTGACCAAACAGCTGCTTCTCTTAAACCTTCAAATttcctcaggagattttcatcTCTGGGAAACCTCCTTTAATAAACCTTATTTACTCTGTCCTCAGGCCAGAGCCAAAGAAAAGACGTATGAATTTAGAAGAGAGGCTCCCAGAGGGATCCAGGTTTCCTATCCCATCCCGGAGCCTGTCATAACACCAAGGGCCCGGGAGGGTTTACGCGCCGTGGTTCCCACAATCTTCCCACCGAGCGCGGTcaacagaggagagagtgtCTACGTCCGAGCACCAGAGCCCGAGAGGAGGCCCAGACCGACCCCACCGGCTTCTCTGACACTCCAGGAGCCGGACCAATTCCCCAAAAAGAGAGGGCGCAAACCGAAGCTACATTTACATTACGATAAAGAAGATGGAAGCAGCTCGGCAGAACCGGACACCAAACGGAGCAGGTTAGTGGAGGAGCCCCTGTCACACGGTGTGTCCAAAATGGCCAGACGGCtgcatcaccaccacggagagACGACGGACCACAGCCTCGTCCAGCTGACCAAGAGGTTTCAAGAGAAGACCACGATCACGCCCAAATCCAGCGGCGCGCAGAGACACGCGGGGGGCAC is from Paralichthys olivaceus isolate ysfri-2021 chromosome 5, ASM2471397v2, whole genome shotgun sequence and encodes:
- the cbx8a gene encoding chromobox protein homolog 8a isoform X2, which codes for MELSAVGESVFAAESIIKRRIRRGRWEYLVKWKGWSQKERERELFGPKKRGPKPETFLLKARAKEKTYEFRREAPRGIQVSYPIPEPVITPRAREGLRAVVPTIFPPSAVNRGESVYVRAPEPERRPRPTPPASLTLQEPDQFPKKRGRKPKLHLHYDKEDGSSSAEPDTKRSRLVEEPLSHGVSKMARRLHHHHGETTDHSLVQLTKRFQEKTTITPKSSGAQRHAGGTGLSYTCAFNPNERGHRTHCLSSMSVPLKLRHQVKEYTPTQPESTRDPASRWTPRFTNLDTVTVTDVTMNLLTVTVRESSTDKGFFKEKR
- the cbx8a gene encoding chromobox protein homolog 8a isoform X1, whose protein sequence is MELSAVGESVFAAESIIKRRIRRGRWEYLVKWKGWSQKHSTWEPEENILDERLFAAFDERERERELFGPKKRGPKPETFLLKARAKEKTYEFRREAPRGIQVSYPIPEPVITPRAREGLRAVVPTIFPPSAVNRGESVYVRAPEPERRPRPTPPASLTLQEPDQFPKKRGRKPKLHLHYDKEDGSSSAEPDTKRSRLVEEPLSHGVSKMARRLHHHHGETTDHSLVQLTKRFQEKTTITPKSSGAQRHAGGTGLSYTCAFNPNERGHRTHCLSSMSVPLKLRHQVKEYTPTQPESTRDPASRWTPRFTNLDTVTVTDVTMNLLTVTVRESSTDKGFFKEKR